One Mercenaria mercenaria strain notata unplaced genomic scaffold, MADL_Memer_1 contig_930, whole genome shotgun sequence genomic region harbors:
- the LOC128554999 gene encoding splicing factor 3A subunit 2-like has translation MVLTTAGLEPMTHRAANTLATIPLLPFVTLPATPLNIPAKPGHVPAKPVNVPAKPAHVPAKSVNVQVKPVNVPAKSVNIPAKPVHVPAKPVNIPAKPAHVPAKPVNVPAKSVNIPAKPVHVPAKPVNVPAKSVNIPAKPAHVPAMPAHVPAKSVNVPAKSVNIPARPAHVTAKSVNIPAKSVHVPAKSVNIPAKSVNIPARPAHVPAKSVNIPAKSVHVPAKPVNVPAMSVNIPAKPAHVPAKPVNVPAKSVNIPAKPARSSKASKCSNKVSK, from the exons aTGGTCTTGACCACAGCAGGCCTCGAACCTATGACCCACAGAGCAGCCAACACTTTAGCCACTATACCACTGCTCCCGTTTG TAACTCTTCCAGCAACACCATTAAATATACCAGCAAAGCCAGGACATGTTCCAGCAAAGCCAGTAAATGTTCCAGCAAAGCCAGCACATGTTCCAGCAAAATCAGTAAATGTTCAAGTAAAGCCAGTAAATGTTCCAGCAAAGTCAGTAAATATACCAGCAAAGCCAGTACATGTTCCAGCAAAGCCAGTAAATATACCAGCAAAGCCAGCACATGTTCCAGCAAAGCCAGTAAATGTTCCAGCAAAGTCAGTAAATATACCAGCAAAGCCAGTACATGTTCCAGCAAAGCCAGTAAATGTTCCAGCAAAGTCAGTAAATATACCAGCAAAGCCAGCACATGTTCCAGCAATGCCAGCACATGTTCCAGCAAAGTCAGTAAATGTTCCAGCAAAGTCAGTAAATATACCAGCAAGGCCAGCACATGTTACAGCAAAGTCAGTAAATATACCAGCTAAGTCAGTACATGTTCCAGCAAAGTCAGTAAATATACCAGCAAAGTCAGTAAATATACCAGCAAGGCCAGCACATGTTCCAGCAAAGTCAGTAAATATACCAGCAAAGTCAGTACATGTTCCAGCAAAGCCAGTAAATGTTCCAGCAATGTCAGTAAATATACCAGCAAAGCCGGCACATGTTCCAGCAAAGCCAGTAAATGTTCCAGCAAAGTCAGTAAATATACCAGCAAAGCCAGCACGTTCCAGCAAAGCCAGTAAATGTTCCAACAAAGTcagtaaataa